Below is a window of Sylvia atricapilla isolate bSylAtr1 chromosome 2, bSylAtr1.pri, whole genome shotgun sequence DNA.
cAAATCTTGGTTTTGCTGATGCAATTCTTGTAAGCAGGGGTAGAAATGGCCAGTGTGCTAGACAGTAGCccaaaactgaaaggaaaaaaaagaggaaaaaaaggaaagaaaatagagtGTTTACtttaaatacagagaaaaacctacttcttgttttttattttttcccttcccagacAGTTACAGAAAATTTTGCCAAGGTGATTCATGGTTTGAATGCAAATCAGTTGACAGATCAAGTAATTCAGAGAAGTAAGCGAATGATTCTGGATACTCTTGGAGTGGGGCTTCTGGGTACCAGCACCGAGGTCTGGCACAAAGTGGCACAGTACAGCAAGGTAAGCTGTCTGGCATTCATAGCACACCCTAAGGTTTCGCTTTAAGAAAGCAAGGGAAAACTTAGgctatgaaaaagaaattttgccaTGGTGAAATTCTTTCATggatggaaagagagaaattgtGTTCTTCCCAATGGAGACAGTGAAACTTCAGTGCTCAAGTTACTTTTCACTCTGAATGGGCAAAAAGTCTGTATGCTAAGATCCCCCTCTACAAATACAGTCAACTAAGGaccccttcctttctttcatctatgatattttattttaaaaaaatcaacaaagtaAGCATCACTTATCACCAGCCTTTCAAATCAAGGAACCGGTAAAGAGATGGGGACTTAGCAATGTGTTACTTGCATTCCATAAAACATAATTGTTTTATGTCTAAGGTGCATTAACCTGCTTCTCCTGTAGTCTTGCTCTCCTCAAACTAGCAGAGTAATTGACCCTGAAAAGAAGCCTTCCCAATACAGGACTGCATCAATGAGGAGGAGTTCAGCCCAGTGTTTTATCGTTCAGACCTGCCTGGGGGtggacttgtgctccagagctctgtgtgccaATTAGTCTTTTCACACAGAGAATTCCCCCTTTCCAAACCAGGGTAGTTTATGCCcttttgtttggtttgcagAACCAGGAGGCCATCTATGGTTTACTCAGGGTcttaataaaatacagaaaacaaaaccctttaATGACACATCATCCCCAACAAGATGATGACAGTCCCATCATCCTttaggttggacttgatgatctcagaggttttTCCCAACCCAGctgattctgtcattctgtcGATGGGTGGTCATAAGGGACACCAGTGGCCAGAGGTTGTATGAAGGTACTGGGTGGCCATCTGGGTGGTGTTGGTCTGCCCCTGAGCTGTTTGGGTGGAATAGGAAATAAGCCAACAGGAAACTgactttcttttcagaatttctgaaaGAACAATGTTTTTCTCATAAAAGAGAGCAGTTAGGTCCCAAGAGGACATGGTCTGCTCTCAGTTACATCAGAGATACAATGCACATTTATCCATAGGTTCAGGACTTTGAATTAATTTATGTGAATTTGTTTCAGATCTACAGCTCAGATTTATCCAGTACCATCTGGGGCCACTTGGATTTCCAACTGCCTCCTCTGTATGCAGCTTTTGTGAATGGAGTGGCTGTAAGCAATGCTCTTTTATTTGCTCTGAAATCATACAAAATGATGCCATTTTTGTTCTATAGAGAACACAATGTTCCAAGAATCTTAGCTTATTCTGAAGCCTGCTACAAAACTTTCCTAGACTATTCTCCTAATGTGCTTCAACTTCCTTCCAGTGAGACTGAAGTTAAGGTATAATATATGTATGATCCAACTCAACAGTATCCCTTAATTTTAATGTGGGGCCTGGGGCTGTTGTCAAATGTCAGAACTCTACAGCTTACAACCTGTTAACCATGTAGCAAGGCTGCAATCTTGCTGTAGCTGCTCAAAAAGGCACCCTCTAGCTCTGGCTCATTTTACTGGGATCCGAATTTCATGCCAACTGGCAAAGCACAgttacagaaaaacacagatgcAGATATAGatacatatacatataatatCACAAGGAACTTAATCTTCAGTTACACAGTTTCCAAAAGCCAGTTTGATATTTTGGACACATACTTTGTCATTAAAGCAATAACTGACTCTCCAGACGTTTGTCTAAATTCAGATTGAGGCTGAAACCATTTGAAATTGAGAGATGCACAGGAGGTGGGGTAGACAAATTTGGCAATTATGCAAAACTAGAGAAGGTGACCAACCAAGGAAATAGTAATATTAAGCCTATTTAAATTAGTGTGACAACAATATCAGAGGTCCAATTTAACAGCTCATTTCCAATGTAGAGAAAATTACCTTAGAAATGAGATCTGGTACCGCTCAGCTCGTAGCAGCCCTTATGATATTCAGATCTGGCTGTTAGCATATATATGATCACTTCAGTTTACACCTTGGTCACAGGTCAATTTAAGCACTTACTGAAGACACCAAAAACACAGCTTACAAAGTATTGACTGCAACTTTCTTGCACTGCAGGACATCTACCCTGATGGCACCCACGTTTTTCAAGGCAGacactgtgttttcttctgtttagaAACAGTCCTCAAAAATGCATAATGACAATTACAAGGCAAAACCTGACTGCTGGGGAGCCTGACTACCTTCCCAGTGTGCTCTGAAGTTAAGATATGGGTGAACAGATGTGAAAGTTCAGTTTTTGAGGTGTTACTATGTTagataaaaaattttaaaatgctgtccCTGATGCTCTCAGGTCTTTGGAGGGTCTCAAAACTTTACAGGAGGAAGGAATGTGTCTGTTAAGCAGTACATTGCAGACACTGACTGCACTGTTGGGGACCATCTGCTGCTAGATCAGCAACCATATGCCACGGTGGGAACACCTAAAATCTTCCTgagcagctgggctctgggcatgGGAAAGAGAAGGCACCACTTTGTATATTCTCTTGAGCCAAGCAGCTCAATCTGCATTAAGACTGTAGTTTTCTCCTactcccagcacctccagggagTCTGGTTCCTTGTGTGACAGGCCTTGTTTTGGTGTGCTGAAAATTCAGGCTAAAGCCTCCTGTACATTTGCAGGCTTGTGCCTGTTGCCTGTGGATGGTTGCACGAGAAACGTAGCTCTGATGATATAAATTCCATTTAGCAGTATTTAACTGCTACAGTTTTATGGTGCGAGTCCTAATGGCAGCATCAGTTGCAGCACCGGGGAAGTAATTTCATTGTGTTTATATTTCATTATGTTCTGGGGAGAGTGAAAATTCACTGTTCACATGGTGGACCTAGAACAGCTGCTTTAATTACACCAGTCTAATTAAAGCAGCAAAATCCAACTGCAGAAAAAAGGAATCACTGTCACACCAGTTTCAGGCTGGTACAAGTTGAATTAGAATTATTCTTTTGAGGCATGATCTCTGCTGCATTGTCATTTCTCATGTTGGGAGTAAAGGTCTTTAAAAGACTTGAAATTTTGGCTTTCTAAGGAAGATCTAGTTCTTcgggttttgttgtttttttgttgttgtttttacagTAGTTTCATTTGACTGAGGTAACCTTGCGAGGTCAGAGTTTATTTCTAACATATCAGTGCTTCTCTTTGCATTAGGTGCACTCAATGGACTTTGATGacacctggcatccagccacACACCCATCAGGGGCTGTGCTCCCCGCAGTGATTGCACTCTCAGAGGCCtttcctcagaagaaaaaaatctcaggtcTTGAACTGCTCCTAGCTTTCAATGTGGGAATTGAAGTGCAAGGCAGGTTGCTGCACTTCTCTAGAGAAGCCAGGAATATTCCAAAAAGGTACATAGAAATGTTTAAAGTAGAAAGTGGAGTGGAGGTGGTTTTTAATCAGTGTTAATATAGATAATTAAATGTCAGTTAAAATACAGGTGGCACAGTTATTCATACTTCCTAAGCTGTTTGTCTGGAAATTTAGGAAAGGCTCCTCTTATACATAAATACACTTGACACCTAACACTTTAGCTAATAGATTTTTTGAAAGCATTGACCAATTCCCAATGAGGAAATGGTCGTCctaatctgaatttttataGATTTATAATAAtgtataaatttaaataataataaacataaCTTTATATTTGACTATAAATTTGCTTTGAACTATGAGCAGCACTAATGTTTCAGTTGCTTTCTGGGAAGGACTTAATGCAAGCAGTACTATCTCAGTTTTACTTTTCCCTTGGTAAAAGTGACAACTCTCAGGCCCACACATGAAtgctgaatatatttttctttatggtCCAATCCATTTTCCATGGCAATGGATGAAAAGCTTTTGTATATAGTGAGTTTGGGTGAATTTTTGAAATTTGGTAACGAAGatacttttgttttctcaggTTTCACCCACCAGCTGTGGTTGGTACAATGGGGAGTGCAGCAGCTTGTGCTAAACTGCTAGCTCTTGACCAGCTGGAATGTAAAAATGCCTTGGCTATTGCTGCCTCCTATGCAGGTGCCCCACTGGCTAATGCAGCAACCCAAATAAAGCCCCTCCACGTTGGGAATGCTGCCAAGCATGGACTGGAAGCAGCTTGCTTAGCTTTACAGGGCCTTCAAGGAAACAAACAGATCTTGGACATGGAGTCAGGGATGGGTGCCTTTTATACAGATTACAACCCACAGACTCTGCCAACCTTGCAGTCCTACCCCTGGCTCTTGGACCAGCAAGATGTGGCCATCAAATGCTTTCCTGCTCATCTTGCAACACACTGGGTGGCTGATGCAGCATCTTCTGTTAGGAGGAAGCTTGTGGAGAACAGTGACAACTCGCTCCCCCTTGATAAAATTGAGAAAGTCATTCTCAAAGTCCCTGAGGTCAAATATGTGAACAGACCCAGCCCAGTCTCAGAGCATGAAGCACGACACTCCTTCCAGTTTGTTGCatgctctgctttgctggaCGGCAGCATGTCAGTCCAGTCCTTCACCAGTGAGAACATCCACCGGCCGGCCCTGCGGGAGCTCCTCTGCAAAACACAGCTGGAGCACCCTGCTGACAACACCCCCAGCTTTGACAGCCTGTACTGCCAGCTGAGCGTCACCCTTCGGGACGGCCACACCATCAGTGACCGCTGCACTACCTTCTACGGGCActggaggaaacctctgaaaaagaaagacttgGAGAAAAAGTTTCAATCCAATGCACGCGGCATCCTGCCCACAGAAGCCGTGGAAGGCATTATAGAGACTGTGTACAATCTGGAAAATGTAGAGGACTGTTCTGTGCTAAGTACATTTCTATCAGGACAGTCAGCTAGAGAGCTGCCAgagaaactgtttttcttttgaatgttCCAGCCAACAGCTACATGCTCTTCACAAAGCCAATGCAAAATTCAGGACAAACCCTTACCTAGTGACTCAAGCACTTTTAAATAAGCCTCCTGTAACACAAGAACCATATCCAGTCTAATATTGTGGGTTTTGACTAAGTAAATAGTTTGGTGATTATGTACTCAGCTTAGCCATGCTGAACAGAAGAtcctctgctggcacagctgacTCCAGCTCTCTTTGTACCTCTAGAGGCAGAGCACTCACGCTTGCACACGGCACAAAAATCTCCCTGCTCTTCTGCCAAAAATCTGTGTTCTGCTTCTCCTAAATCACTCCATACAGGAAATCCAAATTCTGGAAGAGCTGTGAAAATCATCATGGTTAGAACTACAGAGAatgaaaatctttatttatttgcttctgtAGATTTATCTCTACAAGCTCCTTGAAGAGGGCACCTGTCTGAACGTTGACATTTGGGCTAAAATAAACACAGCCCACCTAGGGAGGGGTAGCACTTGATATGCTGCAGCGTGTCAGGTGTCACTGTAGCCATTGCTCTTGCACTGAGGCAGCGTGAGGGACAACTCCACGCTCCTCATCataaaggaattatttcccAGTTCCACCTTTTTCGCTCCTCTGTGGTACAGGTCTGTTCCTGTTTCACTCCCACCCCAGTTACATGACACAGAGTGGGTGATGTCAGTTTAGGTTACTTCAGGCCCAGCAGAGTGTGGGCTATACTACCCCGGGCAGGAGTGACAGAGACCTGTGAGCACCTGAGCAGTTCTTATGTGACACAACTCAGTGCCCACATAATGAATGTCCTTGTCCTTCTGTGCGACAACTGTGTCCTTGATAATAAATTCTGAGAATTCTTGGTTCCACCAGGAGTACAAAGTCTTGCCAGACTGAGCTTCTAAGAGAAGCTGCCAACCCTTTGTTCAGATTTTTAAGATCAAAGCATGTGCTCTAATGCATATAAAATTGTCTTCCTCAGGGCATTAAATGCAatgtatgcaaaaaaaaaaatcacaaaataaatctaattcattttactaaataaatctgaaattacTTCATTTATTAGCCCAAAACATGGGTATTTTCCACGTGCAATGCATTCATTTAGGCTGGATCTTGGTTTATAAAGTTGGCTTACCTAGGAGCTCTGCaaaaattttgtaatttttgtcCATTAGTAATACTTGCTTAAAGACTTCCAATGGCAAAAAAGAACCAGATAACCAcattctttttccccccccttctGATTAGAAATCAGAATTTAATTACTCACCTATACTGAAGGTAAACAGTCTCATTTACAGCTAGTTCACTTGTAATTGCAGCTGGGTAATAGCAAATGTGAATTACTGATAACCATTAATGATGTGATAAAACCCCATTGCCCAGTCTTTTTACGACTGAACACATTTggatccattaaaaaaaaaaaaaaaggacccCTCCATCACCTTCAACATATATATggtttctattttaaaagagaaataaatacgTTAAAATCAGCAGTAACCATCTGATgtattaaacattaaaaaacatcCCACCACACCAAACAAACCAGGAACTGAGAAGTTTAGCAGTTGCATTATTTTATTAGTTTAATCAAAGCTAAATGCTTATGCTCAGCTACACTGATTTCCTTGGAGAAGTTTGTACACTTCTAGTCAGGCAAGCCTCAGGACCTCTTGGACCATTGTTCCAATTCCATCAAAGATTTCATGCAGAGGAGCCTTGCACATGAAAGCACAGGTAGTAACTATTTTATTGGCTTCATCCACGTGGGattcatttacatttttgcaAATGTGCTTACATCCAAGCTCTGCTATAGCAGATGCTGTTTCAGCATCAGgaaatctgtaaataaaaagaCTTCAATTAACATAAAGCAATGATACAGCCATAAAATTCTGCACACATAACTTGAAGGAGAGAACTACAAAAATATCTATGTGAATCTTTAGCTGATGATGACAAGAGCGTTAAAGAGGCTGCTACTATCAGATTTTCCTATCCCCTATGGACACATCAAgtgatttttcttaaaagtaaCTAAGTTCCCCCAGGTTTACTGGTGCCAAAGAGACACTTGCACAGAAGCCTGTCCATTTCCTAATCTTAATTCCCATGTAAGTCATCCCCATCCATTTCCTGCTTACCTTCCATCTACATTTGTATCTTGACCGACCGTAACCTCACAACCAGGAAAGACTTTGGCTGCCAGAACTGGTGATATACAGCACAAACCAATGGGCTTTTTAGCACTGTGGAAGGCTTGGAGTGTGGAGCTGACATGCTCATTGACAGTACAGTTCTTGCCATCTACAGCCCAGGAACACAGATTCTTTGCTACACCAAAACCACctaaaaaaaacagaaacaaaccaaaaaagctcAAATATAAAGCACTGCTAAAAGCTATTAAATTTGATACCAAACAGAAGCTCTTTTTTACAACATAATCTTGGTATCTGTGGCACTGTTAAGTAACTGTACTGACAGCCTTAAAATGTCACTGTAACCTGTAAACATATAAACCTGTAAAACAAGTTTACAATGTAAAAagttttttatacttttttatgCCATGTAGGTTAtatacagaaaacaaagcttaACCTTGTTTCAAAAAGCAACAGACAAACAGGAAACCTCACATTCCTTTGCTAGTCACTAGAACAGCTGCACCATCTGTTGTGCACTCCTCGACAAGAAAGAGGGATCAGAAGACCAGTATTAGTTAAAAGCACAACTATGGAATTCATGGGAGTAATGCAAACAGTGATTTGACCCTCTAGAGTAATGAACTCTCAAGTTTTACTTTGATGCTTAAGCAATTATAGAAgagctcttctccttccctaGAACTGCTTTTCAACTTTAAAAGAAGAGATTTACACAATAAAAACCACTGGGGATTTTACATAAAATGGACATTATAACAAACACTattctgagacaaaaaaaaacttTCGTAAATTATAACATAATTTCCTACTAAAAATAGAGCTGATTCAGTTTTTTTATAAATCAGTTTTAACAATCCTTTAGGTGTTAACTTCATTTAATTGTATAAGCAGGTTGTACTTTACAGCTCCTTTGTCTGCTGGATTTATAACCATCAGAATAATCAAAGTAAGGTTATTCCATATGGAATGTGCACAGCACCAACTTTTCTCCAATAAACATAAGGAAATTTCCACAAGTACTTCAAGAGACAACATCAAGaagctttgcatttttaatatttttcctttcctggtttGCTCACTTTCAAGTGTTATCTGAAATCTCTGAGgtaagattttaattttcaaacttAATAGGGTTTCTTTCCCTCTAACCCTTATTACAGCAACTCCCTGAGCCTGGGTTATAACAGCATGAAATTAACGTTGAAAACATCTGTGAGCCTCTACTCCCTCCTGATCAGCCCTGACATCAACCACTCACTCACAGTGCAGGCAGAATTGTTCCTCTGTTATACACACACTCCCTCTGCTGGCCTCACAACAGCgtgaaaatttcaaaattcacaCTTAAGCCCAGTCACGAAGGCAGTATTTAACAGTCCTATGAATATTCTGGAAAGAGATCTTCAGCAGGTCACGATTTCCTCGTGATGCTCCAGCTTCTTCACTTCTAAAAGTGATTACAATTACATCCATCTGGAATGTAATTTTGTGGtctctaaataaaaaatgatCCATAAACACGTTTAGGaaaagctgagcagcagctgaatggATACATAATTAAAATAGAATGTACTCCCATCTGACATGGAACATAACCTATTTGGCAACCTGCTATTCTGTCAGCATTTTCAGAGGCCCTGAAATTAAGGCATTGCCATGTAACTGAGTTATGACCCCATTTTTGTACTCTGGTCAGGGTTGTTGTCCACACATAAGCAGTGAAGTTTTCACAACCTTTAGTAAAGAATGGTGGGACACATAACTTAATACCAAAAGAAGACTCTGGCATATTAACTTCGTGAACTATGAATCAAAAAATATATTgagttaaaaaaatcacaaataattttcttttgaaagatgATCTCTGctggtcagagcatggtgctacTAGCACCAAGGTTGTGAGCCTGTGTaggccattcacttaagagctCGACTCGATCCTTGTGGGCCTTCcaacacagaatattctgtgattttgagaTACCTACCAGGGAAAATGACAGCATCAAATTCACTAGCTTTCAG
It encodes the following:
- the LOC136357816 gene encoding glutamine amidotransferase-like class 1 domain-containing protein 3, mitochondrial, encoding MGKRVALVLAGCGVFDGSEIHEASAALVHLSRGGAEVKIFAPNIEQRDVVNHLKGSPAEEKRNVLVESARLARGNIQDLAELKASEFDAVIFPGGFGVAKNLCSWAVDGKNCTVNEHVSSTLQAFHSAKKPIGLCCISPVLAAKVFPGCEVTVGQDTNVDGRFPDAETASAIAELGCKHICKNVNESHVDEANKIVTTCAFMCKAPLHEIFDGIGTMVQEVLRLA
- the ACOD1 gene encoding cis-aconitate decarboxylase — translated: MWAKTVTENFAKVIHGLNANQLTDQVIQRSKRMILDTLGVGLLGTSTEVWHKVAQYSKIYSSDLSSTIWGHLDFQLPPLYAAFVNGVAVHSMDFDDTWHPATHPSGAVLPAVIALSEAFPQKKKISGLELLLAFNVGIEVQGRLLHFSREARNIPKRFHPPAVVGTMGSAAACAKLLALDQLECKNALAIAASYAGAPLANAATQIKPLHVGNAAKHGLEAACLALQGLQGNKQILDMESGMGAFYTDYNPQTLPTLQSYPWLLDQQDVAIKCFPAHLATHWVADAASSVRRKLVENSDNSLPLDKIEKVILKVPEVKYVNRPSPVSEHEARHSFQFVACSALLDGSMSVQSFTSENIHRPALRELLCKTQLEHPADNTPSFDSLYCQLSVTLRDGHTISDRCTTFYGHWRKPLKKKDLEKKFQSNARGILPTEAVEGIIETVYNLENVEDCSVLSTFLSGQSARELPEKLFFF